The following proteins are encoded in a genomic region of Pseudomonas saponiphila:
- a CDS encoding LysR family transcriptional regulator, whose protein sequence is MDRFNAMRVFTRIVELGGFARAADDLQMPRASVTILIKQLEAHLGVQLLHRTTRQVSPTLDGAAYYRRCLQLLADLEETEAAFSLTRHHPRGLLRIDMPVGIGRLMVIPALPEFSARYPLIELEIGLNDRPVDLIREGVDCALRGGPTLDESLVARPLVQLQQVTCASPGYLRQRGIPRSPAELEGHQMVEYFSSVSGKRYGLEFFVDGQLRQMQLPKQVAVNSADGYLAACEAGYGLVQTPYYNVARQLQAGLLQEVLQDCPAPTLPLTALYPPQRHLSTRVRVLVDWLVELFARPGNLTSRP, encoded by the coding sequence ATGGACCGTTTTAATGCCATGCGCGTCTTCACCCGCATCGTCGAGCTTGGCGGCTTTGCCCGCGCCGCCGACGACCTGCAAATGCCCCGGGCTTCGGTGACCATCCTGATCAAGCAGCTGGAAGCTCACCTGGGGGTGCAACTGCTGCACCGCACCACCCGCCAGGTCAGCCCGACCCTGGACGGCGCCGCCTATTATCGGCGCTGCCTGCAACTGCTGGCGGACCTGGAGGAAACCGAGGCGGCGTTTTCCCTGACCCGGCACCATCCCCGGGGGCTGTTGCGCATCGACATGCCGGTGGGCATCGGTCGCCTGATGGTGATTCCGGCGTTGCCGGAATTCTCCGCCCGCTACCCGTTGATCGAGCTGGAAATCGGCCTCAATGACCGTCCGGTGGACCTGATCCGCGAAGGCGTCGATTGCGCCCTGCGTGGCGGCCCGACGCTGGACGAGAGTCTGGTGGCGCGGCCGCTGGTGCAATTGCAGCAGGTGACGTGCGCCAGCCCCGGCTACCTGCGCCAGCGGGGAATTCCACGGTCCCCGGCAGAGCTGGAGGGGCATCAGATGGTGGAGTACTTCTCCAGCGTCAGCGGCAAGCGCTACGGCCTGGAGTTCTTCGTTGACGGCCAGTTGCGCCAGATGCAGTTGCCCAAGCAGGTGGCGGTCAACAGCGCCGACGGTTACCTGGCGGCCTGCGAGGCCGGTTACGGGCTGGTGCAGACCCCGTACTACAACGTTGCCCGGCAGTTGCAGGCCGGCCTGCTGCAGGAGGTGCTGCAGGATTGCCCGGCGCCGACGCTGCCCTTGACCGCGCTGTATCCGCCCCAGCGCCATCTGTCGACCCGGGTGCGGGTGCTGGTCGACTGGCTGGTGGAGCTGTTCGCCCGCCCCGGCAACCTGACCTCGCGTCCCTGA
- a CDS encoding fe2+ zn2+ uptake regulation protein: MYNPQLPMDGTPVNNPPALNAGAFSRSAERNSNERIKQLLKSFGLRTSLIRLKVIDALLTAAQSERSLGVRGIHSQLLELDIPLSFLSVREVLKRLCSEGVLTLNADKSYSLHQQAAAVLDGLS, encoded by the coding sequence ATGTACAACCCGCAACTGCCAATGGATGGCACCCCCGTGAACAACCCGCCTGCGCTGAATGCCGGCGCCTTCAGCCGCAGCGCCGAGCGCAACAGCAACGAACGCATCAAGCAGCTGCTGAAGAGCTTTGGCCTGCGCACCAGTCTGATTCGCCTGAAAGTCATCGACGCCCTGCTCACCGCCGCCCAGAGCGAGCGCTCCCTGGGCGTGCGCGGAATCCACAGCCAATTGCTGGAACTGGACATTCCGCTGTCGTTTCTCAGTGTCCGGGAAGTGTTGAAGCGCCTGTGCAGCGAGGGCGTGTTGACCCTCAATGCAGACAAGAGCTACAGCCTGCACCAGCAGGCCGCAGCGGTGCTCGACGGCCTCTCCTGA
- a CDS encoding acylase, whose translation MIISRQFPHLALVAALLSLGCGVQAQAQPDPVRAEIRRTSFGVPHIRAADERGLGYGIGYAYAQDNLCLLANEVLTVNAERSRYFGAQGQTPEQRDNLASDVFFSWLNSPEAVAAFWQAQTPALRERMQGYVEGFNRQLLERRAQGLPEQCQGDWLRPLTSADLVKLTRRLLVEGGAGQFVEALALAAPPGDAAQAALSPRQWQLAASRQQAFALDRGSNAVAVGGERSFNGRGLLLANPHFPWVGGMRFYQMHLTIPGQLDVMGAALPGLPLINIGFNQHLAWTHTVDASKHFTLYRLQLDPKDPTRYLLDGRSLPMQRQVVTVQGKGADGSVQPQSRTLYSSVFGPVVQWPGELDWNRQYAYSLRDANLDNSRVLAQWYAMNQAGSVTDLQDRVHRLQGIPWVNTLAVDDQGRALYMNQSVVPNVTQAKLAQCSDPRAGTQVIVLDGSRSACAWDIDPAAAQPGIFAASQLPQLARNDYLQHANDSAWMVNPAAPLQGFSPVISQQDVPLKMRARFALERLGRMQQIRAADLLHMVSDNQVYLAGLVMPDLLQFCAQDLGADARQLARLCGSLASWDRSAGLHSGLGLVYFQSIMQPLLQSPDIWRVAFDARDPQHTPRGLAIGREPVARALRAAMLAAAQEVDAAGLADDVRWGQLQQVSRGGRPTPVPGGPESLGVYNAIQSVPGDDGKREVVSGTSYLNVVSFDEHGPRALGLLAFSLSSDPASAHFRDQTEAFAANQWQALPFTEAQIRADGQYQVQRIQEPRREPESMLAQ comes from the coding sequence GTGATCATTTCCAGGCAATTTCCGCATTTAGCCCTTGTCGCCGCGTTGCTGAGCCTCGGTTGTGGCGTTCAGGCACAGGCACAGCCGGACCCGGTCCGGGCCGAGATCCGCCGCACCAGCTTTGGTGTGCCGCATATCCGTGCCGCCGATGAGCGCGGACTGGGCTATGGCATCGGTTACGCCTATGCCCAGGACAATCTGTGCCTGCTGGCCAATGAAGTGCTGACGGTCAACGCCGAGCGTTCCAGGTATTTCGGTGCGCAGGGCCAGACCCCGGAGCAGCGCGACAATCTGGCCAGCGATGTGTTTTTCAGCTGGCTGAACAGCCCCGAGGCGGTGGCGGCTTTCTGGCAGGCGCAGACCCCGGCGCTGCGCGAACGCATGCAGGGTTATGTCGAAGGTTTCAACCGGCAGTTGCTTGAGCGCCGCGCTCAGGGCTTGCCGGAGCAGTGCCAGGGCGATTGGCTGCGGCCGCTGACCAGCGCCGACCTGGTGAAGCTGACCCGACGCCTGCTGGTCGAGGGCGGTGCCGGCCAGTTCGTCGAGGCCCTGGCCCTGGCCGCGCCCCCGGGAGACGCTGCCCAGGCGGCCTTGAGCCCCAGGCAGTGGCAACTGGCGGCGAGCCGGCAACAGGCTTTCGCCCTGGACCGGGGCAGCAACGCGGTGGCGGTGGGTGGCGAGCGTTCCTTCAATGGTCGCGGTCTGCTGCTGGCCAACCCGCACTTTCCCTGGGTCGGCGGCATGCGCTTCTATCAGATGCACCTGACCATCCCCGGCCAGCTGGATGTGATGGGCGCCGCCTTGCCCGGCCTGCCGCTGATCAACATCGGCTTCAACCAGCACCTGGCCTGGACCCACACCGTGGATGCGTCCAAGCACTTCACCCTGTACCGCCTGCAACTGGACCCCAAGGACCCGACCCGCTACCTGCTGGACGGTCGCTCGCTACCAATGCAGCGTCAGGTAGTGACGGTGCAGGGCAAAGGTGCGGACGGCAGTGTGCAACCCCAGTCGCGCACCCTCTACAGCTCGGTGTTCGGCCCCGTGGTGCAATGGCCGGGGGAGCTGGACTGGAACCGCCAGTACGCCTACAGCCTGCGCGACGCCAACCTCGACAACAGCCGCGTGCTGGCCCAGTGGTACGCGATGAATCAGGCCGGCAGCGTGACCGACCTGCAAGACCGCGTGCACCGGTTGCAGGGCATTCCCTGGGTCAACACCCTGGCGGTGGACGACCAGGGCCGTGCGCTGTACATGAACCAGTCGGTGGTGCCCAACGTGACCCAGGCCAAGCTGGCGCAGTGCAGCGATCCACGGGCCGGAACCCAGGTGATCGTCCTCGACGGATCGCGCAGCGCCTGTGCCTGGGACATCGATCCGGCCGCGGCGCAGCCGGGGATCTTCGCCGCCAGCCAGCTGCCGCAACTGGCGCGCAACGACTACCTGCAGCACGCCAACGATTCGGCCTGGATGGTCAACCCGGCGGCGCCGCTGCAAGGCTTCTCGCCGGTGATCAGCCAGCAGGACGTGCCGCTGAAGATGCGCGCGCGTTTCGCTCTGGAGCGCCTGGGCCGGATGCAGCAGATAAGGGCGGCCGACCTGCTGCACATGGTCAGCGACAACCAGGTGTACCTGGCCGGCCTGGTGATGCCGGACCTGCTGCAGTTCTGTGCGCAGGACCTGGGCGCCGATGCCCGGCAGCTGGCGCGGCTGTGTGGCAGCCTCGCCTCCTGGGACCGCAGTGCCGGTCTGCACAGCGGCCTGGGCCTGGTGTATTTCCAGAGCATCATGCAGCCGCTGTTGCAGAGCCCCGATATCTGGCGGGTGGCTTTCGATGCCAGGGACCCGCAGCACACGCCGCGGGGCCTGGCCATCGGCCGCGAACCGGTGGCCCGGGCCCTGCGTGCAGCCATGCTGGCAGCGGCGCAGGAGGTGGACGCCGCCGGGCTGGCGGATGACGTGCGCTGGGGCCAGTTGCAGCAGGTGAGCCGGGGCGGGCGGCCGACTCCGGTGCCCGGTGGCCCGGAAAGCCTGGGGGTGTACAACGCCATCCAGAGCGTGCCGGGGGACGACGGCAAGCGCGAGGTGGTGAGCGGCACCAGCTACCTGAATGTGGTCAGTTTCGATGAGCACGGGCCGCGGGCCCTGGGGTTGCTGGCGTTCTCCCTGTCCAGCGACCCGGCCTCGGCGCATTTTCGCGACCAGACCGAGGCGTTTGCCGCCAACCAGTGGCAGGCGCTGCCCTTTACCGAGGCGCAGATCCGCGCCGACGGCCAGTATCAGGTGCAACGGATCCAGGAGCCGCGCCGGGAGCCTGAGTCGATGCTCGCGCAGTGA